GGAAAAATGTTAATTGACTACCCGGCCAGCTCAACAAGACGGCTACGATCGTTATTCTGGTGTCTTTTCTATCCCGGCCACGTCGACCTCACAATCCACACCCAGCACCGAGGTTCACCTGTAACACTTATACCTGTTGATGTGTGTAGCCGGCGGCCCCTGCAGCAGCAAGACGGTGTGCCGCATGGGAAGACCGAGTATGTCGAATAGCTCGTGCAGCATTGGCCTCTTCACGGTAACATCAGCCTCGCAATTCGCCATCAACTCCAATGAGAGATTCACCAGAAACACTCTGTATACCTGTTGATATGCGTGGCAGGAGGCCCTTGTAGAAGCGAGAGGCCGGTGTGCCGCATGGGGAGTCCAAGCAGGTCAAACAGCTCGTGCAGCATCGGCCTCTTCACGGTCACGTCGGCCTCGCAATCTGCCGCCAGCGCAGGTGAGAGGTTCACCTGAAACATAAATAAGCAGGTTACATTACCTCATTTTTGGCACTGAGAAGTTCCAGTCCAATGACTGCTTATgtaatcattattattattaattctttatttcagataaaTTTTATCCATAGAATTGTTAGTTTGGCTTATGACTACGTTAATTACTTAACTACTACTAGGTacattaaataactatttaattattattagatcGACCCAAAATTTCAAAAAGGTACAATCCACCCTCTCTGCTATGACCTTAAGTATACTGTTGTGACTGCCCCGCACCCGACACAACAGAGACGCTATTCGTTTACGCCGGATGGCATAGAAGTCATCAGTTCGTTCCGCGGCGAACATCCCTAAGGCGCTGCAGTAACGGGGCAGTCCCAACAGCATCCTGAAGGCGTCGTTATATTGGATTCGGAGGGCGTTGTATGCCTTTTGAGTATAGTTGACCCATATATAGACTGCTCGTGTAATGACTGCTGTGCCTGTTCATGTAGAAAATCAACCAACATTTCGCTTATACCCATAACAaagtacatattatgtattgatGGCGTGTCAGCAAATGGGCAGGTTTCCTACTTTTCCTATTTATGATGTTCATATGTACTCGAAAATCGACGAAAAATCTAAACGGCTAGCAATGTCCAAAACCGGCGAATATGGTTATTATATGTACTATTGTTGAGGACTTAAGTTCAAAATGACTCTAACAAGTCCTATACAACCATAGAACTCGAATCATTAATTTCCTCGCAAGAGTTTCATTGTCTGAGCTAATGACCATCAAGCTGGATCTTATACCCACCAGGTCCAGAACTAACCTCCAAGAGCCATGGCTTCAAAGCATCATCCAGTAGAACATCAAAGCCATAGAACTCGAAACAGTTCCTCGCGGGTGGAGTTCCTGTGGCCTGAGCTAAGAGTGTCAGGGTAACTAAAGCTCGGATCCGCTGCCATACAAGCCACTCCGTCGCCTCCCAGCGGCCCACTAGCGCTCGGCGGACTTGTTTCAATGTCCACTTGCAGCCTGAattgaaaattaaatatatttatgatatGCCTCAAATAATTAAGTTAAAATTCGAGTTATTTTCCACCGAGAACCGAGTGtttgtagagacttgagtcTTTTTAAGtcaacaaaatttttttttacattaaaaatcaAAATGCATTGTTTTCTTCTAAAATTTACGGGCTATTCGGAGGACCGAGTCCTTTTGAGTTGTGCTTAAAAAGACTCGTCAATAAAAGACTGAACTCAGGACATATAAGACTCGAGTCCCTACCAACACTACTTAGCTCTAGCGGAGCATGTCATCAAGTTCTATTCAACCTTTTTCAGTTGCCTTATACACATAATTTACATAACATACAATCAGCATAATGCGGGGTAAATTTCAAATACTCACCGCTGCCTATTCTATCCTTGCACTCCGCATACCGAGGGCCTGTTTTGTTGAGAGAGGAATTCGTCAAGTGTCTGTATGGGTTGTGGATGTCTGACAAAGTATATTTGTCCGTTCCTGAAAGAAAATAGcataagtattattatttaaatatgttaGTGTAATACATACGACACAGAAAAACGTTCCTTTAAGTTAGGAGGTTACCTCAATTGAGTCGAATTGTAGACGTGACTAAAGCTTAGGACCCCtaggcttccatgagccgtggcacaAAGAAAGTTATTGGTTTTCTTACCGAACCTAGCCAGTCCCTCAGCGTACATATACGCCGTGAGCGGTCTGTACCCGGGCACGCACACGTACAGACGCAGGTCGAACTTGTATCCCGCTATGAGAAGCGGCCGCTCGATGTAACGCTGCACGACCGCTGCGCTGCCGCACCGCATCTCGCAGATGCTCTGAAATTGAGATGAGAAGGTAAACGCTCACTCGACTCACTTCACTTCACTCGCTCGCTTCTCTTTTCTGATAAAAGCGTAGAAAAAGGAGAGGTGGACGTCGTGGACGATTACGACTACTGACACtgcaatttttttatgatacaggGGGCAAACGAACAGAcgaatcacctgatggtaagagTACATACCCGGAACAGAAAAATGCCCCGGCCCTGGCTCTGCGCCACAGGCTTGTGGATCCACACTGCGCCATCCTGCTCATGCCGGAGTCGGGAGCACTCGGCCACCAGCTTGGCGTACTCCAGTGGGAGATGGAAGCAGGGTGGGCTGGAAATAAAAGCACTGTCAGCATCAAAAAGTGGTCAACTTATATCATAATTCCTATGGTAACAAAGGTAGGTAGAGGTACCTAAGTTGCAATTTATGTACTATCCTTATCTTATGAAATTAATTAATCTTTTGTAAAACTAAACGTAGGTAAGCTAATTTATGAATATGAATTGAAATCGGCTATGTGCTGGATTCGACTCCATGCAGGCCTCCAAAAAATCCGGAACCAAATA
This genomic window from Cydia splendana chromosome 9, ilCydSple1.2, whole genome shotgun sequence contains:
- the LOC134794037 gene encoding probable tubulin polyglutamylase TTLL2 isoform X2: MNHIPKGGSICRKDSLSRLLRCMRRIYGSIYEFSPPCFHLPLEYAKLVAECSRLRHEQDGAVWIHKPVAQSQGRGIFLFRSICEMRCGSAAVVQRYIERPLLIAGYKFDLRLYVCVPGYRPLTAYMYAEGLARFGTDKYTLSDIHNPYRHLTNSSLNKTGPRYAECKDRIGSGCKWTLKQVRRALVGRWEATEWLVWQRIRALVTLTLLAQATGTPPARNCFEFYGFDVLLDDALKPWLLEVNLSPALAADCEADVTVKRPMLHELFDLLGLPMRHTGLSLLQGPPATHINSASSDSCDSTVRTVQRPRTSVPSAGRQRPLRRRRAMPIHCVTLQAPSLDKDTESNDKGKYANSGSPSSTSTSSGSPEESDCQSTPSLATPSTEDESWRGGHATAASRRRMINACSWGNGVRWERAPARVGQWVRIYPHTLPDNEIQIEEVRESVANVSKFVRAAREVARENARDARAPRDSTRDADFEATLRKKLAYGPNFEVWLPPV